A part of Saccharomyces cerevisiae S288C chromosome XIV, complete sequence genomic DNA contains:
- a CDS encoding uncharacterized protein (hypothetical protein; expression depends on Swi5p; GFP-fusion protein localizes to the endoplasmic reticulum; deletion confers sensitivity to 4-(N-(S-glutathionylacetyl)amino) phenylarsenoxide (GSAO)) produces the protein MEHVSKRSIGQFFKRKTSTVDGSKSQKCGTTNQLRKLLHKRRVQKQAVPVESQYRIPGDFRDNQSVRVKNSMYNSSPSVTPSTHHINERYVRYDINTRPLVVVLAISIVFFGCLLVLKDIIIQSSENILSVSKWKIIGASFMGTPYTGLLTGLVGPLLSPFSAVSSWLSFIF, from the coding sequence ATGGAGCACGTATCAAAGAGGTCAATTGGGCAATTCTTTAAGAGGAAAACTTCAACTGTAGATGGAAGCAAATCACAGAAATGCGGAACCACTAACCAACTGCGGAAGCTGCTGCATAAAAGAAGGGTACAGAAGCAGGCAGTGCCGGTTGAATCCCAGTACAGAATTCCGGGTGATTTTAGGGATAATCAAAGCGTGAGAGTCAAAAACTCTATGTACAACAGCTCACCGTCAGTAACGCCATCTACGCATCATATCAATGAAAGGTATGTTCGCTATGACATCAACACAAGGCCTTTGGTTGTTGTGCTCGCGATCTcaattgtattttttgGCTGTCTCCTGGTCCTCAAGGACATCATCATCCAGTCATCAGAAAACATCCTGAGTGTTTCCAAATGGAAAATCATAGGGGCCTCCTTCATGGGTACGCCCTACACAGGTCTTCTCACGGGGCTCGTTGGCCCTCTCCTGTCACCATTTTCGGCTGTTTCGTCGTGGCTTTCATTCATCTTTTGA
- the SLM2 gene encoding phosphatidylinositol 4,5-bisphosphate-binding protein (Phosphoinositide PI4,5P(2) binding protein, forms a complex with Slm1p; acts downstream of Mss4p in a pathway regulating actin cytoskeleton organization in response to stress; TORC2 complex substrate and effector; SLM2 has a paralog, SLM1, that arose from the whole genome duplication), with the protein MSYQRNSARASLDLRSQYQQLEGRMRSEHFNPAYQQQQQKGQNIPLSLPSSLAQRNPIPYPIDAVTSDPTIPAQLNVYDHDRQNSIVDAAAGTNTTHSLNSNNIPSSQNNNINNNNINNVGSFTDPSMLTLPKMSLHSHQKQYDSNQNDPRSPLAILIPTSAQPTDVLSARFSAWRNVIRAILVYLSETASIQDEIVRQQLRLSHAVQFPFFSIENQYQPVSNEDKSMQKFFLPLGSGSVQDLPTMLTKYHDNLASLASKSSKELTSEIIPRLEDLRRDLLVKIKEIKALQSDFKNSCNKELQQTKHLMKLFNESLKECKLGTPKSDPFLIKLQLEKQIKRQLVEENYLHEAFDNLQNSGAQLESVIVMEIQNGLTSYARILGKEAQVVFDSVISKLDSTILNKNTNLEWDSFILRNISNFVPPNLPMRRFKEISYSNQNDPFTFEVKSGFLEKRSKFLKSYSRGFYVLTPSFLHEFKTPDKHKFSTPLMSIPLVECTVTEHSKKTKSNSEQGKNKFILRTNSNGLIHRGHNWVFKVDSYDDMIEWFGNIKALSSLPNYDDKCKYVSKVAKLSKEKAKSNENTTESVTPQVTNEQHTRYDDVSSSNFPLNSIPKLDNLTITNTTSSIPETNDSQIQNRVPEFYIENVDSPRKSNQL; encoded by the coding sequence ATGTCTTACCAACGGAACAGTGCAAGAGCCTCTCTTGACCTCAGAAGTCAATATCAACAACTGGAAGGCAGAATGAGGTCAGAACATTTTAATCCCGCCTatcaacagcagcaacaaaaaGGCCAGAACATACCCCTGTCACTACCCTCGTCGCTTGCGCAACGCAATCCTATACCTTACCCTATCGACGCTGTGACTTCCGATCCCACTATCCCGGCTCAGTTGAACGTATATGATCACGATCGGCAAAATTCGATAGTCGATGCTGCGGCTGGCACCAATACGACGCACTCTTTGAACTCTAATAATATTCCATCATcacaaaataataatattaataataacaatatcaataatgttGGTTCCTTCACTGACCCTTCCATGCTAACGCTGCCAAAAATGTCTTTACATAGCCACCAGAAGCAGTATGATTCTAACCAAAACGATCCTAGGTCCCCTCTGGCGATACTGATACCGACTTCTGCGCAGCCCACTGATGTCTTGTCTGCTAGGTTTTCTGCCTGGAGAAATGTTATTCGTGCCATCTTGGTATATCTCTCTGAGACCGCCTCAATACAGGACGAAATAGTTAGACAGCAACTGAGGTTGTCCCATGCTGTGCAGTTCCCCTTTTTCAGCATTGAAAACCAATATCAACCGGTCTCTAATGAAGACAAGTCCATgcagaaattttttctgccCTTAGGAAGTGGATCCGTTCAAGATTTGCCCACGATGCTGACCAAGTATCATGATAATCTGGCCTCTTTGGCATCGAAAAGTTCCAAGGAGTTGACCAGTGAAATTATACCCAGGCTAGAGGATTTGAGAAGAGATTTACTAGTCAagattaaagaaattaaggCTTTGCAATctgattttaaaaattccTGTAACAAAGAGCTTCAGCAAACTAAACACTTGATGAAGCTTTTTAATGAATCATTAAAAGAATGTAAATTAGGTACACCAAAGAGTGACccatttttgataaaattgcAATTGGAAAAGCAAATCAAAAGACAGTTGgtggaagaaaattatttgcACGAGGCATTCGATAACTTGCAGAATTCAGGGGCCCAGTTAGAAAGTGTTATTGTAATGGAAATACAGAACGGATTGACCAGCTACGCTAGAATTCTTGGCAAAGAAGCCCAAGTTGTATTTGACTCAGTTATCTCTAAATTAGATTCCACGATACTGAACAAAAACACGAATCTTGAATGGGATAGTTTCATTCTAAGGAATATTTCCAATTTTGTGCCTCCAAATTTACCCATGAGGAGGTTTAAAGAGATCTCGTATAGCAATCAAAACGATCCTTTTACTTTTGAAGTTAAATCTGGGTTTCTGGAGAAaagatcaaaatttttaaagtCATACTCACGTGGGTTTTATGTCCTCACTCCAAGCTTTTTACATGAATTTAAGACACCAGATAAGCATAAATTTTCCACACCGTTAATGTCAATACCATTAGTGGAATGTACTGTCACTGAGCATTCCAAAAAGACGAAATCCAACTCAGAGCAGGGCAAGAACAAGTTTATATTGCGTACGAATTCTAACGGACTAATACATAGGGGTCACAACTGGGTATTCAAAGTAGACTCTTATGACGATATGATAGAATGGTTTGGAAATATCAAAGCCTTATCAAGTTTGCCCAACTATGACGACAAATGCAAATATGTGAGTAAAGTTGCCAAACTgtctaaagaaaaagccaAGAGTAATGAAAACACCACGGAGAGCGTGACCCCCCAGGTAACTAATGAGCAACATACGAGATACGATGATGTGAGTAGTAGCAATTTTCCCTTGAATTCCATTCCAAAATTAGACAATTTGACAATCACTAACACCACGTCATCGATACCGGAAACGAATGATTCACAAATTCAGAATAGGGTTCCTGAATTTTACATTGAAAATGTAGATTCCCCTAGAAAAAGCAATCAGCTGTGA
- the YIP3 gene encoding Yip3p (Protein localized to COPII vesicles; proposed to be involved in ER-to-Golgi transport; interacts with members of the Rab GTPase family and Yip1p; also interacts with Rtn1p; integral membrane protein that localizes to the ER, the Golgi apparatus, transport vesicles and the peroxisome; two isoforms exist, a full-length Yip3L (Yip3 Long) and a shorter peroxisomal matrix isoform Yip3S (Yip3 Short)) has translation MNQLGALAQVSRFTQNFSMENIKSEFQSLQSKLATLRTPQEFFNFKKISKPQNFGEVQSRVAYNLKYFSSNYGLIIGCLSIYTLLTNLLLLFVIVLVVAGIVGINKLKGEELVTPFGSFKTNQLYTGLVCVAVPIGFLASPISTLLWLIGASAVSVFGHASLMEKPIETVFDEETV, from the exons ATGAATCAGTTAGGAGCTTTAGCC CAAGTTTCACGTTTCACTCAAAACTTCTCCATGGAAAATATTAAGAGCGAGTTCCAATCCTTGCAATCTAAATTAGCAACCCTTCGCACCCCgcaagaatttttcaatttcaagaaaatttccaaaCCTCAAAACTTTGGGGAAGTTCAATCCAGAGTGGCGTATAACCTGAAGTACTTTTCCAGTAACTATGGTTTGATTATTGGTTGTTTGAGCATTTACACATTATTAACAAACTTGTTGCTACTCTTTGTTATTGTTCTAGTCGTAGCTGGTATTGTTGGTATAAACAAACTAAAGGGTGAGGAGCTCGTAACTCCATTTGGTTCTTTCAAGACCAACCAACTATACACCGGACTGGTTTGTGTTGCTGTGCCAATAGGTTTCTTAGCTTCGCCAATCTCAACTTTGCTATGGTTGATCGGTGCTTCTGCCGTCAGCGTTTTCGGACATGCATCATTGATGGAAAAACCCATCGAAACTGtatttgatgaagaaactgTTTGA
- the COG6 gene encoding Golgi transport complex subunit COG6 (Component of the conserved oligomeric Golgi complex; a cytosolic tethering complex (Cog1p through Cog8p) that functions in protein trafficking to mediate fusion of transport vesicles to Golgi compartments): protein MDFVVDYQTYAMADTATPELPEPEPRLNLTSDAQSQPTGKLDLQFKLPDLQRYSNNNATLPVDNDGAGSKDLHKKMTHYAMSSIDKIQLSNPSKQLGQNSQDEKLSQQESQNFTNYEPKNLDLSKLVSPSSGSNKNTTNLVLSNKLSKILNNYTLINYQATVQLRKSLKVLEENKERLSLDEQKLMNPEYVGTLARRALRTDLESQLLKEHITVLEEFKPIIRRIKRLSSSVEKIQRTSEKLLSNETNEVPTNNVVLQEIDQYRLKAEQLKLKKKILLSIRDRFTLNQVEDDVITNGTIDNIFFEVVKKVINIKDESSFLLTLPNLNAGNALIMGVNEILEKTNKKIFNYLIDFLYSFESSSNLLNDHGTTEQESLNIFRKSLVFLSSDLELFNELLKRVTTLRSKSILDEFLSQFDMNSTTSKPIILSAHDPIRYIGDVLASVHSIIANEADFVKSLFDFQDEDLKDTPISILQQNKTFLKGIDNKLLNDIIQSLSNSCRIRIEQIVRFEENPIINFEIVRLLKLYRVMFERKGIQDDSSIINNLKSLEDISKNRIIGYYEDYMKQTVMAETKNSSDDLLPPEWLSEYMNKLVELFEIYEKTHAAEDEESEDNKLLSSKNLQTIVEQPIKDVLLKQLQTSFPLAKKNEKEKASLLTIEINCFDLIKSRLQPFEGLFAQDDDSRKITIWVCDKLKEYTKQMLTLQIKFLFENTGLDLYSNLVNMIFPVDSVKDELDYDMYLALRDNSLMELDMVRKNVHDKLNYYLPQALTDVQGNLLFKLTSPMIADEICDECFKKLSLFYNIFRKLLIHLYPNKKDQVFEILNFSTDEFDMLIGIDH from the coding sequence ATGGATTTCGTTGTAGACTATCAGACCTACGCAATGGCGGATACTGCCACGCCAGAATTACCAGAACCTGAGCCAAGACTAAACTTAACCTCAGATGCACAGTCACAGCCCACCGGTAAACTAGATCTACAGTTTAAGTTGCCCGACCTTCAACGTTATTCCAATAATAATGCAACTTTGCCAGTAGATAATGATGGTGCTGGTTCGAAAGACCTACATAAGAAAATGACACATTACGCAATGTCTTCCATTGATAAAATACAGCTTTCAAATCCAAGCAAACAATTAGGGCAAAATTCCCAGGATGAAAAACTATCGCAGCAagaatctcaaaatttcaCGAATTACGAGCCAAAAAACCTtgatttatcaaaattaGTATCCCCGTCAAGTGGTTCCAACAAAAATACCACAAATTTGGTTCTTTCGAATAAACTATCCAAGATATTGAACAATTACACATTGATTAACTATCAGGCCACAGTCCAACTAAGAAAATCCCTAAAGGTTCTAGAAGAGAATAAAGAGAGATTGTCCCTTGATGAACAAAAGCTCATGAATCCTGAATATGTAGGTACTTTGGCAAGAAGAGCATTGAGGACTGATTTGGAATCTCAACTGCTAAAGGAACATATTACGGTACTTGAGGAATTCAAACCTATCATTAGAAGGATTAAACGATTATCTTCTTCCGTCgaaaaaatacaaagaaCGAGCGAAAAATTACTAAGTAATGAGACAAATGAGGTTCCAACAAATAACGTGGTACTTCAGGAAATAGATCAATACCGTTTAAAGGCAGAGCAGTtgaagctgaaaaaaaaaatactgttATCTATAAGGGATAGGTTTACTTTGAATCAGGTAGAGGACGATGTAATCACCAATGGTACTATAGACAACATCTTTTTCGAGGTAGTAAAGAAAGTAATCAATATTAAAGATGAATCAAGTTTCTTGCTGACGCTTCCTAATTTGAATGCTGGAAATGCTTTGATAATGGGAGTTAAtgaaattttagaaaagacaaacaaaaaaatcttcaattatttgatcgattttttatatagttTTGAATCctcttcaaatttattaaatgaCCATGGTACTACTGAACAAGAAAGCTTAAACATTTTTCGGAAGAGTCTGGTCTTCCTGTCAAGTGATCTAGAATTATTTAATGAGTTGTTGAAAAGAGTGACCACACTGAGATCCAAGAGTATTCTGGATGAGTTTTTGTCTCAATTCGATATGAATTCAACTACCTCTAAACCCATCATATTATCGGCACACGATCCAATTAGGTATATTGGTGACGTACTAGCGTCCGTTCATTCCATCATCGCAAATGAAGCTGATTTCGTGAAGTCACTATTTGACTTTCAGGATGAAGACTTAAAAGATACCCCAATTTCTATACTTCAACAAAACAAGACATTCTTGAAAGGCATCGACAACAAATTGCTGAACGATATCATCCAGTCGCTATCCAATTCGTGTCGTATTCGTATCGAGCAAATCGTGaggtttgaagaaaatccGATCATCAATTTCGAGATTGTGAGGCTGCTGAAACTTTACAGAGTTATGTTCGAGAGAAAGGGAATTCAGGACGATAGTTCTATTATTAACAATTTAAAGTCGTTGGAAGACATTTCCAAAAACAGAATTATTGGATACTATGAAGACTATATGAAGCAAACAGTCATGGcggaaacaaaaaattcttcagaTGATTTACTGCCACCAGAGTGGCTATCAGAGTATATGAATAAATTGGTAGagttatttgaaatttatgAAAAGACACATGCTGCCGAAGATGAGGAATcagaagataataaattgCTCTCATCTAAGAATTTACAAACAATTGTAGAACAACCAATAAAAGATGTTCTGTTAAAACAATTGCAaacatcttttcctttggcgaaaaaaaatgaaaaagaaaaggcatCATTGCTAACTATAGAGATAAACTGTTTCGATTTAATTAAATCTAGACTTCAACCTTTTGAGGGATTGTTTGCACAAGATGATGACAGCCGGAAAATCACCATCTGGGTTTGTGATAAACTGAAGGAATATACTAAGCAAATGCTAACTTTACAAATAAAATTCCTATTTGAGAATACAGGTTTAGACCTTTACAGCAATTTGGTCAATATGATTTTTCCTGTGGACTCAGTAAAGGATGAATTGGATTATGATATGTACTTAGCCCTGAGGGATAATTCATTGATGGAATTAGACATGGTCAGAAAAAATGTGCATGATAAGTTGAACTATTATCTACCTCAGGCGTTAACAGATGTTCAAGGTAATTTACTATTTAAATTAACGTCACCAATGATAGCTGATGAAATATGCGATGAATGTTTCAAGAAGTTGTCGCTATTTTATAATATCTTCAGGAAACTGTTGATTCATTTGTATCCGAACAAGAAGGATCAGGTATTcgaaattttaaatttttccacTGATGAATTTGACATGTTGATAGGTATTGATCACTGA
- a CDS encoding uncharacterized protein (hypothetical protein; deletion confers sensitivity to osmotic stress): MPEQKANCSPNGNITVDSMIMSLGSS; the protein is encoded by the coding sequence ATGCCGGAGCAAAAAGCCAACTGTTCACCAAACGGTAACATAACAGTTGATAGTATGATTATGTCGCTAGGATCTTCTTAA
- a CDS encoding uncharacterized protein (hypothetical protein), protein MILALGDFLPKQEDKACERPWVQFPARPVIFFHHQGGIFLFSINQPNLSCFSKLKEVNSLYVRVATYICQKNESRFRTNRLKGDQ, encoded by the coding sequence ATGATTCTCGCTTTGGGCGACTTCCTGCCTAAACAGGAAGACAAAGCATGCGAGAGGCCCTGGGTTCAATTCCCAGCTCGCCCCGTTATCTTTTTTCACCATCAGGGcggaatttttttgtttagCATCAATCAACCTAACCTCTCATGCTTCTCCAAGCTGAAAGAAGTAAACTCACTCTATGTACGTGTTGCAACATATATCTGCCAAAAGAATGAAAGTAGGTTCAGAACAAACAGATTGAAAGGAGACCAGTAA
- the BOP3 gene encoding Bop3p (hypothetical protein; potential Cdc28p substrate; overproduction confers resistance to methylmercury) — translation MSTFNSYSQPKESNDNSHNNVNKSKSLLDIIFGTNVSEWAFSENALMKAMDLKIEQEKTKQQYYKLENLNRSIELFKLASSSGLPINQIHKLFNTDHGVPASSPMKAGGNQPHNNTEGTQSSENLPRLNGSMKSLKPLNMNTVSPTPMSRQPSPYKFPASSSTGGISHSTVTNVQRRANSPARIGASAVAALNDNISIKEEDVARRIPSGTKSQESPLNKKPTSLHSRNLSLPIGKFTNPNIPSTMTSILSFNRDQQQPLSQPLPPPPQQQQDLHTHNLHTIPRKPGMVQKKHRRARSTSSFGVIDLSIIDEAKEKQVQRSPSPIHSNVSVALTSHDKPIESNMKEQPNMLQSVREGRQVHDDLDDRTCSESSSRNESPVRTITKDNSVGKILNST, via the coding sequence ATGAGTACTTTCAACAGTTACAGCCAGCCAAAGGAAAGCAATGATAATAGTCATAATAATGTCAACAAGAGCAAATCGCTGTTAGATATAATATTTGGTACTAATGTATCGGAATGGGCTTTTTCTGAGAATGCTTTAATGAAAGCTAtggatttgaaaatagaacaagaaaagactAAGCAGCAATATTATAAACTTGAAAACTTGAATCGTTCGATAGAGTTGTTTAAGCTTGCTTCCAGTTCAGGTCTGCCCATAAATCAAATACATAAACTATTCAACACCGACCATGGCGTACCGGCGTCTTCGCCGATGAAGGCAGGGGGCAATCAACCACATAACAATACAGAAGGCACGCAATCTTCAGAAAATCTGCCCAGATTGAATGGTTCTATGAAGTCATTAAAACCTCTAAATATGAACACAGTGTCACCAACTCCAATGAGTCGACAGCCCTCTCCATATAAGTTTCCAGCATCATCCTCTACCGGCGGTATATCACACTCCACAGTTACAAATGTACAACGAAGAGCTAATTCTCCTGCAAGAATAGGTGCATCCGCAGTTGCTGCGTTGAATGACAATATTTCCATTAAGGAGGAAGATGTGGCTAGGCGAATTCCCTCTGGTACAAAATCTCAAGAATCGCCTTTAAACAAGAAGCCGACTTCTCTTCACAGCCGTAACTTGTCACTTCCAATAGGAAAGTTCACCAATCCTAATATTCCTTCTACAATGACATCCATACTAAGTTTCAATAGAGACCAACAGCAGCCGCTATCTCAACCACTGCCTCCTCCTccacaacagcaacagGATCTCCACACGCACAATTTACATACTATACCAAGGAAACCTGGAATGgttcaaaaaaagcatAGGCGTGCAAGATCCACATCCTCCTTTGGAGTGATCGATTTAAGTATTATCGAtgaagcaaaagaaaaacaagtACAGAGATCACCATCCCCTATACATTCTAACGTGTCCGTAGCACTTACCTCACATGACAAACCAATTGAATCCAATATGAAGGAACAACCAAATATGCTGCAATCGGTTCGTGAAGGACGTCAAGTACACGATGACTTGGATGACAGAACATGCAGTGAAAGCAGTAGTAGAAACGAAAGCCCCGTAAGAACCATCACAAAGGATAATTCTGTAGGCAAGATTTTAAATAGTACTTGA
- the LAP2 gene encoding bifunctional aminopeptidase/epoxide hydrolase (Leucyl aminopeptidase yscIV with epoxide hydrolase activity; metalloenzyme containing one zinc atom; green fluorescent protein (GFP)-fusion protein localizes to the cytoplasm and nucleus; also known as leukotriene A4 hydrolase), with protein sequence MFLLPFVIRHSSSIYLPTLRFRGLLTVISRNIHISTPHKMLPLSIEQRRPSRSPEYDQSTLSNYKDFAVLHTDLNLSVSFEKSAISGSVTFQLKKLHEGKNKSDELHLDTSYLDVQEVHIDGSKADFQIEQRKEPLGSRLVINNASCNDNFTLNIQFRTTDKCTALQWLNSKQTKGGKPYVFSQLEAIHARSLFPCFDTPSVKSTFTASIESPLPVVFSGIRIEDTSKDTNIYRFEQKVPIPAYLIGIASGDLSSAPIGPRSTVYTEPFRLKDCQWEFENDVEKFIQTAEKIIFEYEWGTYDILVNVDSYPYGGMESPNMTFATPTLIAHDRSNIDVIAHELAHSWSGNLVTNCSWNHFWLNEGWTVYLERRIIGAIHGEPTRHFSALIGWSDLQNSIDSMKDPERFSTLVQNLNDNTDPDDAFSTVPYEKGFNLLFHLETILGGKAEFDPFIRHYFKKFAKKSLDTFQFLDTLYEFYPEKKEILDSVDWETWLYKPGMPPRPHFITALADNVYQLADKWVEMAQHLKTTEDFRSEFNAIDIKDFNSNQLVLFLETLTQNGHSNKKPKDFDWAKFPVASRALLDIYQDNIVKSQNAEVVFKMFKFQIFAKLQEEYKHLADWLGTVGRMKFVRPGYRLLNSVDRRLALATFDKFKDTYHPICKALVKQDLGL encoded by the coding sequence ATGTTCTTGCTTCCATTTGTCATTCGTCATTCCAGCTCTATTTACCTGCCCACGCTTCGATTTCGAGGTTTACTTACTGTAATCTCAAGAAACATACACATTTCCACCCCTCATAAAATGTTGCCTCTTTCAATTGAGCAGAGAAGACCTTCCCGCTCCCCCGAATACGATCAGTCTactttatcaaattatAAGGACTTCGCAGTTCTTCACACCGATTTAAACCTGTCTGTTTCCTTCGAAAAGTCAGCCATTTCAGGGAGCGTTACAttccaattgaaaaaactgCACGAaggtaaaaataaatcgGATGAATTACATCTGGATACATCCTATTTGGATGTCCAGGAGGTTCATATTGATGGTTCCAAGGCagattttcaaattgagCAAAGAAAGGAGCCATTGGGCTCCAGGTTAGTCATCAATAACGCTTCTTGCAACGATAACTTTACCTTGAATATTCAATTTCGTACGACTGACAAGTGCACCGCTTTGCAATGGTTGAACAGCAAGCAAACCAAGGGCGGTAAACCGTACGTGTTTTCACAGTTGGAAGCTATTCATGCGAGGTCTTTGTTCCCCTGCTTTGATACTCCCTCTGTGAAGTCTACTTTCACTGCATCTATCGAGTCCCCACTACCAGTGGTTTTTTCAGGCATCAGGATTGAAGATACAAGCAAGGATACTAATATTTACAGATTTGAACAGAAAGTCCCTATCCCAGCCTACCTGATCGGTATTGCTTCCGGTGATTTGTCAAGCGCTCCAATTGGACCTCGTTCCACAGTTTACACTGAACCATTTCGTTTGAAAGATTGTCAATGGGAATTTGAAAACGATGTAGagaaattcattcaaactgCAGAGAAAATTATCTTTGAATACGAGTGGGGCACTTATGATATCTTAGTTAACGTCGATTCGTACCCTTACGGCGGTATGGAGTCTCCGAATATGACTTTTGCTACGCCCACCTTGATTGCACATGACAGATCCAACATTGATGTCATCGCCCATGAACTTGCTCACTCATGGTCTGGTAACTTAGTGACCAATTGTTCGTGGAATCATTTTTGGTTGAATGAAGGTTGGACCGTTTACTtagaaagaagaattattgGTGCCATTCATGGCGAACCAACTAGACATTTCAGTGCTCTGATTGGTTGGAGCGATTTGCAGAATTCTATTGATTCTATGAAAGATCCTGAAAGATTTTCCACTTTGGTACAAAACTTGAACGATAACACTGACCCTGACGATGCCTTTTCCACTGTTCCGTACGAAAAGGGGTTCAACTTACTATTTCACTTGGAAACTATTTTGGGTGGTAAGGCTGAATTTGATCCATTTATTAGACACTATTTCAAGAAGTTtgccaaaaaatcattgGATACTTTCCAGTTTTTGGATACTTTGTATGAGTTCTATCccgaaaagaaagaaattttggatTCCGTTGACTGGGAAACTTGGCTGTATAAACCAGGTATGCCACCAAGGCCTCATTTTATTACGGCTTTGGCTGATAATGTTTATCAATTGGCTGACAAGTGGGTCGAAATGGCTCAACATTTGAAAACCACAGAGGATTTCCGGTCTGAATTTAACGCTATTGACATTAAGGATTTTAATTCAAATCAATTGGTTTTGTTCTTGGAAACTTTGACACAAAATGGCCATTccaacaagaaaccaaaagATTTTGACTGGGCCAAGTTTCCCGTGGCATCTAGGGCACTGTTAGATATCTATCAAGATAACATTGTTAAATCACAGAACGCGGAAGTTGTTTTCAAGATGTTCAAATTTCAGATCTTTGCCAAGCTGCAAGAAGAATATAAGCATTTGGCCGATTGGTTGGGAACTGTAGGTAGAATGAAGTTTGTCCGTCCCGGTTACAGACTATTAAACTCTGTAGACCGTCGATTGGCACTTGCAACTTTCGACAAATTCAAGGACACGTATCATCCAATCTGTAAAGCTCTTGTGAAACAAGATTTAGGTCTTTGA